From one Candidatus Sulfotelmatobacter sp. genomic stretch:
- the nusB gene encoding transcription antitermination factor NusB: MAATFSRRHARELALQALYGTEIGKRQPDEMLTETLARTDSSEIRAFVRDLVLGTLEHAHESDALVAPLLEGWTLDRLPTIDRIVLRTAAFELTHRKETEPAVVLNEAVELAKKFSTEDSGRYVNGVLARLLERTSATP; this comes from the coding sequence ATGGCCGCCACCTTCTCCCGCCGGCATGCCCGCGAGCTGGCCTTGCAGGCTCTGTACGGCACCGAGATCGGGAAGCGCCAGCCCGACGAGATGCTGACCGAGACGCTGGCGCGCACCGATTCCTCGGAGATCCGCGCCTTCGTGCGCGACTTGGTGCTCGGAACGCTCGAGCACGCGCACGAGTCGGACGCGCTGGTCGCGCCGCTGCTCGAAGGGTGGACCCTCGACCGGCTGCCGACCATCGATCGCATCGTGCTGCGCACGGCCGCCTTCGAGCTGACGCACCGCAAGGAGACCGAGCCGGCCGTCGTCCTCAACGAGGCCGTCGAGCTGGCCAAGAAGTTCTCGACCGAGGACTCCGGCCGCTACGTCAACGGCGTGCTGGCGCGGCTGCTCGAACGGACGTCGGCGACCCCGTGA
- a CDS encoding PBP1A family penicillin-binding protein, which translates to MSRAVARPRAPARRRKRGGPVNAMGILKTLGIIALFVVLLFAGIVAGIVASYSRNLPDINRMADYQPSRSTRVYARNGLLLANLYRENRIYVTIDRVPIRVRDAFIATEDAHFYQHHGVDFGGIMRAAIADWRHQQFQGASTITQQLARGLFLSNEVSFSRKIQEALLAIEIERYYTKDEILERYLNLIYFGSGAYGVDAAAHTYFGTDVGRLTLAQAAILAGLPAAPSDYSPYVDMTRAKERQRHVLDRMVDAGFITQAQADVAYRAPLGLIGERPQGLQSYRYPYFTTYVTHLLEGQFGTQATFESGLQVYTTLDPAMQQAAEAAVSWGIRQAAAEGINAHQGALVALKPSTGEILAMVGGATPFSVTNQFNRAWQARRQPGSSFKIYEYTAEIDAGHPPTTIVDDSPISFPMGNGTRWAPMDDDDRFDGPMTLRTALAQSRNVVAVKIAQDLGIDRVIEYAKRMGVTAPLEPNLSLALGSSGVSPLDQATGYATLANQGVHITPSPIRIVRDALGTPVLDNTYPEQTEVVSAGVAYVMTSMLESVITSGTGYPNADIGRPAAGKTGTTSSFRDAWFVGYTPDLVAAVWIGNDNYARMNESYGGNVPARIWARFMKAALAHTPKHDFTFPGGEVKKVRMCGTGKVEVFLTGTEPPDMCTLPLEPSKASAVPSAARPAAIPTVAPVRAAPVPPAAVAPAAPTTDTVTDGQNSVPIGPADATPPP; encoded by the coding sequence GTGAGCCGAGCCGTCGCGCGACCGCGTGCCCCGGCGCGCCGCCGCAAGCGCGGCGGCCCCGTCAACGCGATGGGGATCCTCAAGACGCTGGGGATCATCGCGCTCTTCGTCGTGCTGCTGTTCGCCGGCATCGTGGCCGGGATCGTCGCCTCGTACTCGCGCAACCTGCCCGACATCAACCGGATGGCGGACTATCAGCCCTCGCGCTCGACCCGCGTCTACGCGCGCAACGGCCTGCTGTTGGCCAACCTGTACCGCGAGAACCGCATCTACGTCACGATCGACCGGGTACCGATCCGCGTGCGCGATGCGTTCATCGCGACCGAGGACGCGCATTTCTACCAGCACCACGGCGTCGATTTCGGCGGGATCATGCGCGCCGCCATCGCCGACTGGCGCCATCAGCAGTTCCAAGGCGCCTCGACGATCACGCAGCAGCTGGCGCGCGGATTGTTCCTGAGCAACGAGGTCTCGTTCTCGCGCAAGATCCAGGAAGCGCTGCTGGCGATCGAGATCGAGCGCTACTACACCAAGGACGAGATCCTCGAGCGCTACCTCAACCTGATCTACTTCGGCTCTGGCGCGTACGGCGTCGATGCCGCGGCGCACACGTATTTCGGCACCGACGTCGGGCGGCTCACGCTGGCGCAAGCGGCGATCTTGGCCGGTCTGCCCGCGGCGCCGTCGGACTACTCGCCGTACGTCGACATGACGCGCGCCAAGGAACGCCAGCGCCACGTGCTCGACCGCATGGTCGACGCCGGCTTCATCACCCAGGCGCAGGCCGACGTGGCGTATCGCGCGCCGCTGGGGCTGATCGGCGAACGCCCGCAGGGCTTGCAGTCGTACCGCTATCCGTACTTCACGACCTACGTCACGCATCTGCTCGAAGGACAGTTCGGCACCCAGGCGACGTTCGAGAGCGGGCTGCAGGTCTACACGACGCTCGATCCGGCCATGCAGCAGGCGGCGGAGGCGGCGGTGTCGTGGGGCATTCGGCAAGCCGCCGCGGAGGGGATCAACGCGCACCAAGGTGCGCTGGTCGCGCTCAAACCGTCGACCGGCGAGATCTTGGCGATGGTCGGCGGGGCGACGCCGTTCTCGGTGACCAATCAGTTCAACCGCGCCTGGCAGGCGCGCCGGCAGCCCGGCTCGTCGTTCAAGATCTACGAGTACACCGCCGAGATCGACGCCGGCCATCCGCCGACGACGATCGTCGACGACTCGCCGATCAGCTTCCCGATGGGGAACGGCACGCGCTGGGCGCCGATGGACGACGACGATCGCTTCGACGGGCCGATGACGCTGCGCACGGCGCTGGCGCAGTCGCGCAACGTCGTCGCGGTCAAGATCGCACAGGACCTGGGGATCGATCGCGTCATCGAGTACGCCAAGCGGATGGGCGTCACCGCGCCGCTCGAGCCGAACCTCTCGCTGGCGCTGGGTTCGTCGGGCGTCTCCCCGCTCGATCAGGCGACCGGCTACGCGACGCTGGCGAACCAAGGCGTGCACATCACGCCCTCGCCGATCCGCATCGTGCGCGACGCGCTCGGCACGCCGGTTCTCGACAACACCTACCCCGAGCAGACCGAGGTCGTCAGCGCCGGCGTCGCCTACGTGATGACCTCGATGCTGGAGTCGGTCATCACCTCGGGGACCGGCTATCCGAACGCCGACATCGGCCGCCCCGCCGCCGGCAAGACCGGCACCACCTCGAGCTTCCGCGACGCGTGGTTCGTCGGGTACACGCCCGACTTGGTCGCGGCGGTGTGGATCGGCAACGACAACTACGCGCGCATGAACGAGTCGTACGGCGGCAACGTGCCGGCACGCATCTGGGCGCGCTTCATGAAAGCCGCGCTGGCGCACACGCCCAAGCACGACTTCACCTTCCCCGGCGGCGAGGTCAAGAAAGTTCGCATGTGCGGCACCGGCAAGGTCGAGGTGTTCCTGACCGGGACCGAGCCGCCCGACATGTGCACGCTCCCGCTCGAGCCGAGCAAAGCGTCGGCGGTGCCGAGTGCGGCACGGCCGGCGGCGATTCCGACCGTCGCGCCGGTGCGTGCCGCGCCGGTACCGCCCGCCGCGGTCGCCCCGGCCGCGCCGACGACCGATACCGTCACCGACGGTCAGAACTCGGTGCCGATCGGCCCCGCCGACGCGACGCCGCCGCCGTGA
- the xseA gene encoding exodeoxyribonuclease VII large subunit produces MISPRDWSTVRVVGVARLANYLKRKLEADANLAQLGVRGEITNLRVQTTGGWNFDVKDRDAVLACFAFAGDAATFPEARNGDAVVVYGRISSYERASKYQLVARHLEHEGVGALHARVEELRKKLEAEGLFRAERKRPLPRYPFRVVLVGSRTGDGTRDFLTQARARAPQVTVELAETAVQGDVATQIVAALRAAAARKPDLIVLARGGGSFEDLFVFNDERVVRAIVASPIPVVTAIGHESNTSLADYAADHQAPTPSTAAQTVLPRRDDLLRELRRDRERLTAALRTKIVRARTTLERIEHRTPLADPALLLAGRRQRLDAAAAALRSGLRTGLHARRARLVAVERAFLRRSPDALLAARRARLGELRARLARDFVAARRARRDAHALRLDDAFRRIVERAGRRVAVAAAQLGGADPRALLRRGYAIVARADGHVLLDPADAPSGTRLRVQLARGELAARVESEITDAGEQIGLF; encoded by the coding sequence GTGATCTCGCCGCGCGACTGGTCGACCGTGCGGGTCGTCGGCGTGGCGCGCTTGGCGAACTACCTCAAGCGCAAGCTCGAAGCGGACGCGAATCTCGCGCAGCTCGGCGTGCGCGGCGAGATCACCAACCTGCGCGTGCAGACCACCGGCGGCTGGAACTTCGACGTCAAGGACCGCGACGCGGTGCTGGCGTGCTTCGCCTTCGCCGGCGACGCCGCCACCTTTCCCGAAGCGCGCAACGGCGACGCGGTCGTCGTCTACGGCCGCATCTCGAGCTACGAGCGCGCCAGCAAGTATCAGCTGGTCGCGCGCCACCTCGAGCACGAGGGCGTCGGCGCGCTGCACGCGCGGGTCGAAGAGCTGCGCAAGAAGCTCGAGGCCGAGGGGCTGTTCCGGGCCGAGCGCAAGCGCCCGCTGCCGCGCTACCCGTTCCGCGTCGTGCTGGTCGGCTCGCGCACCGGCGACGGCACGCGCGACTTCCTCACCCAGGCCCGCGCGCGCGCGCCGCAGGTGACGGTCGAGCTGGCCGAGACCGCGGTGCAGGGTGACGTCGCGACCCAGATCGTCGCCGCGCTGCGCGCCGCCGCCGCGCGCAAACCGGATCTGATCGTGCTCGCGCGCGGCGGCGGCTCGTTCGAAGACCTGTTCGTGTTCAACGACGAGCGGGTGGTGCGCGCGATCGTCGCCTCGCCGATTCCGGTCGTGACCGCGATCGGCCACGAGTCGAACACCTCGCTGGCCGACTACGCGGCCGATCACCAGGCCCCGACGCCCTCGACCGCGGCTCAGACGGTGCTGCCGCGGCGCGACGATCTGCTGCGCGAGCTGCGCCGTGACCGCGAACGATTGACCGCCGCGCTGCGAACGAAGATCGTGCGCGCGCGCACGACGCTCGAGCGGATCGAGCACCGCACGCCGCTGGCCGATCCGGCGCTGCTGCTGGCCGGCCGCCGGCAACGACTCGACGCCGCCGCGGCCGCGTTGCGCAGCGGGTTGCGAACCGGGCTGCACGCGCGTCGCGCGCGCCTGGTCGCCGTGGAACGTGCGTTCCTGCGCCGCTCGCCCGACGCGCTGCTTGCGGCGCGGCGCGCGCGGCTGGGCGAGCTGCGGGCGCGGCTGGCCCGCGACTTCGTCGCCGCCCGCCGAGCCCGGCGCGACGCCCACGCGCTGCGCCTGGACGACGCGTTTCGGCGGATCGTGGAGCGGGCCGGCCGGCGGGTCGCGGTGGCGGCCGCGCAGCTGGGCGGAGCCGACCCGCGCGCGTTGCTGCGCCGGGGTTACGCCATCGTCGCGCGCGCCGACGGCCACGTCTTGCTCGACCCGGCCGACGCGCCGAGCGGGACGCGCCTGCGCGTCCAGCTCGCTCGCGGAGAGCTGGCCGCCCGCGTCGAATCGGAGATCACGGATGCCGGAGAACAAATCGGCCTCTTTTGA
- the xseB gene encoding exodeoxyribonuclease VII small subunit — protein MTDLEREGVELERAVALFDEGRALVAQCEKMLVAAEERLRQTAVPDTAPAAEEPLEEEEIPF, from the coding sequence GTGACCGACCTCGAACGCGAAGGCGTCGAGCTCGAACGCGCGGTCGCGCTGTTCGACGAAGGCCGCGCCTTGGTGGCGCAGTGCGAGAAGATGCTCGTGGCCGCCGAAGAGCGCCTGCGCCAAACCGCGGTCCCCGACACCGCCCCGGCCGCCGAAGAACCGCTCGAAGAAGAAGAGATTCCGTTCTAG
- a CDS encoding serine protease: protein MDILRAFIVAQSLLVMSVPAGAASVPAYDDVQNALALVLSSQGSGTAFCIKSNDHESVLITNRHVVGTDTNVQLIIQGTTNRNLYARVARVGTGSLDAAVLVVDFPNIPHLNLSNTPPDPGTAIGVAGYPRTQLKFALMRLGLSPSVHAGVVSALVAGGYYLEFDAQVEPGNSGGPLFDADTGLVYGLVTYKVGDREANLAIDAPDLAAFLQNAGASEAYVPTSPAPRETQTALEPAPTPASNASHDTYVPYVDGWHAAFSCSDGSRQTITMRSFPFWGWPSAMQVHYARTETNGRSADSESLEADDGAGNAILLGVFVAKKLVPTTPVVVVPIDPSATFTSTSPFGTIRIYAGEEDFDAGNGQYPKAHTFRDTKADGTPIDDLVFARNVGLVAMFFPSSEAQHHVACLRIQQ, encoded by the coding sequence ATGGATATTCTGCGTGCCTTTATTGTCGCGCAATCACTACTGGTAATGTCGGTACCGGCTGGCGCTGCATCGGTACCGGCTTACGACGACGTACAAAATGCACTTGCCCTCGTTCTCTCCAGCCAGGGCTCAGGAACGGCTTTCTGTATCAAGTCAAACGATCACGAATCCGTACTCATAACCAATCGTCACGTCGTGGGAACCGATACAAATGTCCAATTGATTATCCAAGGGACAACGAACAGGAACCTATACGCACGCGTGGCCCGCGTCGGGACCGGTTCCCTCGACGCAGCAGTGCTCGTAGTTGATTTTCCGAACATCCCACATCTAAACCTATCGAATACTCCGCCGGACCCCGGTACCGCCATCGGCGTCGCGGGCTACCCAAGGACACAACTAAAATTCGCGCTAATGAGGCTTGGCCTATCGCCATCCGTTCATGCTGGCGTGGTGAGCGCTTTGGTCGCAGGCGGCTATTACCTCGAGTTTGATGCGCAAGTCGAGCCCGGCAATAGTGGTGGCCCTCTCTTCGATGCAGACACCGGCCTCGTTTATGGCTTGGTCACGTACAAGGTCGGGGATCGCGAAGCGAATCTGGCGATTGATGCGCCAGATCTAGCGGCGTTTCTGCAAAACGCAGGAGCATCCGAGGCCTACGTCCCTACCTCTCCGGCACCGCGCGAAACACAGACCGCTCTGGAGCCAGCACCGACGCCGGCCAGCAACGCCTCTCATGATACTTACGTGCCCTACGTTGACGGCTGGCATGCAGCGTTCTCTTGCAGCGACGGCTCCCGTCAGACGATCACAATGCGCTCCTTCCCGTTTTGGGGCTGGCCATCTGCCATGCAAGTTCATTACGCAAGAACAGAGACAAACGGAAGGTCAGCAGATTCCGAAAGCCTCGAGGCGGATGACGGTGCTGGCAATGCTATACTGCTCGGCGTTTTTGTGGCGAAAAAACTCGTACCAACAACACCCGTCGTGGTTGTACCCATTGATCCCTCCGCGACTTTCACCAGCACGTCGCCGTTTGGTACGATTAGGATCTATGCCGGAGAGGAAGACTTCGACGCCGGGAACGGTCAATACCCCAAAGCCCACACCTTTCGCGATACCAAGGCGGATGGCACGCCGATAGATGACCTTGTTTTTGCTCGAAATGTAGGCCTTGTCGCGATGTTCTTCCCGTCCAGCGAAGCACAGCACCATGTCGCTTGTCTGCGCATTCAGCAATGA
- a CDS encoding toll/interleukin-1 receptor domain-containing protein produces the protein MADILCLDTEPETIAALKDAGHTVFPALFGYRNGVRSLQRAPQDFDLIVCDLRKPACFDSTRWGMTGNSNFNCTIIPGDQLNWDSRLAAINGAPPTREVVHRLIYETQIERMSAPSAFGPNDIRQAIALAGIPAIIFLNPEWVLRTGGHVFPAFVGLGWATGMTEARKFSVLNPLAALISSWDPPLAITNPIRCMLRSGPEIPLRARQGDYLEAQSIVVDRVDSALGQLVRCGKGLVWMIPATDDNAAAACHFADDLEAISRGPASATPDRPAEDTTSAGQRWDLFINHASEDKQFTDQLYDALKAEGVEVWYDKSVVKMGDSLRQKIEEGLARSRFGVVVLSPSFLNKRWAQAELSALFGMQMADGRPRILPIWHNIDRDEVARSFPLLLDFMASPSELGLDQNVKDILAAIDWPYGRVAVV, from the coding sequence ATGGCTGACATACTATGCCTTGACACAGAGCCAGAAACGATCGCGGCACTCAAGGACGCGGGGCATACGGTCTTTCCGGCGTTGTTTGGCTATCGCAACGGGGTTCGATCCCTCCAGCGCGCGCCGCAGGATTTCGATCTAATCGTCTGCGATCTTCGAAAGCCAGCGTGCTTCGATAGCACGCGATGGGGGATGACGGGCAACAGCAACTTCAACTGCACCATCATTCCGGGCGATCAGTTGAATTGGGACTCTCGACTAGCCGCAATCAACGGCGCACCACCAACGCGAGAGGTCGTTCATCGTCTCATCTACGAAACTCAAATCGAGCGAATGAGCGCACCGAGCGCATTCGGGCCGAACGATATACGGCAAGCCATCGCCCTCGCGGGCATTCCCGCCATCATCTTCCTGAATCCGGAATGGGTATTGCGAACGGGAGGCCACGTATTCCCCGCGTTTGTAGGACTCGGATGGGCGACAGGGATGACGGAAGCACGCAAGTTCTCGGTGCTCAATCCGCTCGCAGCTCTGATCTCGTCATGGGATCCTCCACTCGCTATCACCAATCCGATACGCTGCATGCTAAGGAGCGGCCCGGAGATTCCCCTGCGAGCGCGGCAGGGCGATTACTTAGAAGCGCAGTCCATTGTCGTTGACCGCGTCGATTCGGCGCTGGGACAACTCGTCCGTTGCGGCAAAGGCCTCGTGTGGATGATCCCGGCGACGGACGACAACGCCGCGGCGGCGTGTCACTTCGCCGACGACCTCGAGGCCATATCCCGAGGTCCGGCGAGCGCCACACCAGATCGCCCGGCAGAGGATACAACGTCAGCAGGGCAAAGATGGGACCTGTTCATTAACCATGCTTCGGAGGACAAGCAGTTCACCGATCAACTCTACGATGCGCTCAAAGCGGAAGGCGTAGAGGTCTGGTATGACAAGTCCGTCGTCAAGATGGGCGACAGCCTGCGCCAAAAAATCGAGGAAGGGCTCGCGCGGTCACGGTTTGGCGTTGTTGTTCTCAGTCCGAGCTTCCTCAACAAACGGTGGGCTCAGGCTGAACTCAGCGCTCTGTTCGGAATGCAGATGGCAGACGGACGTCCCCGCATACTGCCGATCTGGCACAACATTGACCGAGACGAGGTCGCCCGGTCTTTTCCGCTGCTTCTGGACTTCATGGCATCGCCGTCAGAGCTGGGGCTGGACCAGAACGTGAAAGATATTTTAGCGGCGATAGACTGGCCCTACGGCCGCGTAGCGGTGGTATAG
- a CDS encoding ATP-binding protein: MSEIQSFEGLEERVRTTIALGEGHFTEFKSALHGPPEQKKKRPISAISHDIAEALVAFGNSDGGSIIIGVEDNRDITGLPGFAEDEIAVLRRAPVEGVLASSPLQNVRADMIRIDGKNVLYFSILKGTDFIYQTADGRAMKRRELATIPIAASALRFEQLEIASREFDRAFVDGATIHDLQESLVEEAGSKLQAGMTPWRFLQHYGLAEYSNTGLRLRRAALLLFAKDINRWHPRSQIRIVRVGGTELRLGAEYNAMPDKVVSGNIIELIRASWDSLREYLVVMRLTPEGTFQPSAIYPDAACQEALINAVAHRDYAQEGRGIEIFIFHDRIEIKSPGALLSTVQLDVLRSAKGIHESRNTFVAKTLKLLGYMQELGEGVRRIFSLMSNNELAPPILETTETTFSVTLNNKPVYSDDELLWLDRYKSYELSREEKAVLLLARGGRLLTTNEIMRAVGFTDTSDFTSLMSRLGKLGLIRSALKQAASRIYKAEKEYKSQGRASLRHDGQSDWRIRRSATAKSNGASGYSTPC, translated from the coding sequence ATGTCCGAAATCCAAAGCTTTGAAGGCCTAGAAGAGCGCGTTCGCACGACGATTGCGCTAGGTGAAGGACACTTTACCGAATTCAAGAGCGCGCTTCATGGGCCGCCAGAACAAAAGAAGAAGCGCCCGATTAGCGCAATCAGCCATGACATAGCTGAAGCACTAGTCGCGTTTGGGAACAGCGATGGTGGGTCGATTATTATCGGAGTCGAAGATAATCGCGACATAACGGGCCTGCCCGGATTTGCCGAGGACGAAATAGCCGTTCTTCGTCGGGCACCGGTCGAGGGAGTGCTCGCATCTTCGCCGCTTCAAAATGTCCGGGCGGACATGATTAGGATTGACGGCAAGAACGTTTTGTATTTTTCGATCCTTAAGGGGACAGACTTTATTTATCAAACGGCTGATGGCCGAGCTATGAAGAGACGAGAACTTGCGACAATTCCCATTGCCGCAAGCGCGCTTCGCTTTGAGCAACTCGAAATCGCCTCGCGTGAATTTGACCGCGCCTTCGTCGACGGCGCAACAATCCACGATCTCCAAGAGTCGCTCGTCGAGGAGGCTGGATCGAAGCTTCAGGCCGGGATGACTCCTTGGCGGTTCTTGCAGCATTATGGCCTTGCCGAATACTCAAACACTGGGCTACGCCTGCGTCGTGCTGCGCTATTGTTATTCGCAAAGGACATCAATCGCTGGCATCCGCGCTCGCAAATCCGAATTGTTCGCGTTGGTGGAACCGAGCTGCGGTTAGGGGCCGAATACAATGCGATGCCGGATAAGGTCGTTTCGGGTAACATTATAGAGCTCATTCGAGCTTCCTGGGACTCCCTACGCGAATACCTCGTTGTTATGCGGTTGACCCCAGAGGGTACGTTTCAGCCTTCGGCTATCTATCCAGACGCCGCCTGTCAGGAAGCTCTCATCAATGCGGTGGCCCACCGCGATTATGCTCAAGAGGGGCGTGGAATTGAGATCTTTATCTTCCACGACCGGATCGAGATCAAGAGCCCGGGAGCGCTTCTTTCGACGGTGCAGTTAGATGTTCTTCGGTCTGCAAAGGGCATTCACGAAAGTCGAAACACCTTTGTAGCCAAGACGCTCAAACTTCTTGGCTACATGCAGGAGTTGGGAGAGGGCGTGCGCCGCATATTTTCGCTAATGAGCAATAATGAGTTGGCACCGCCAATACTTGAAACAACCGAAACGACGTTCTCAGTAACCTTAAACAACAAGCCCGTGTATTCGGACGACGAACTCCTGTGGCTAGATCGCTACAAGTCCTATGAGCTTTCTCGCGAGGAAAAAGCGGTGTTGCTGCTGGCTCGCGGCGGCCGACTGCTTACCACTAACGAGATCATGCGTGCAGTCGGCTTCACGGATACGTCAGATTTCACTAGTCTTATGAGCCGCTTGGGAAAGCTTGGACTGATTAGATCGGCTCTGAAACAAGCGGCAAGTCGAATTTATAAAGCTGAAAAGGAATATAAATCGCAGGGACGTGCCTCGCTTCGCCATGATGGACAATCTGACTGGAGGATCCGTCGGTCAGCCACGGCCAAGTCCAACGGGGCCAGTGGATACAGTACACCCTGCTAA